From a single Streptomyces sp. NBC_00377 genomic region:
- a CDS encoding phosphatase PAP2 family protein: MNARTEPAQAEPATPARPPIVRELLLVAGLFLVYKVGRQLAAGHTGEAFRNAHDVWHVERLLRLPAEGSVQSLLLHGDTLAEAANTYYATVHFPATLAFLIWLYLRRPAHYVWARRVLAAVTAAALVVHLVFPLAPPRMLAATGLVDTAHVYGPSVYGPPQTDHLSNQFAAMPSLHFGWALMVAIGLVVATRSRWRWLWLLHPLLTLLVIVGTANHYWLDAVVAGALLGIALALIRAPRRTAATAGRGAPALVSVPAEKPVLVGAGR, encoded by the coding sequence ATGAATGCCCGCACCGAGCCTGCACAAGCGGAGCCGGCCACGCCGGCGCGGCCGCCGATAGTCCGCGAGCTCCTGCTGGTCGCAGGGCTCTTTCTCGTCTACAAGGTCGGCCGGCAGCTCGCTGCCGGCCACACCGGCGAGGCCTTCCGCAACGCACACGACGTGTGGCACGTCGAACGCCTGCTGCGGCTGCCCGCGGAAGGGTCCGTGCAGTCCCTGCTGCTGCACGGCGACACCCTGGCCGAGGCCGCGAACACCTACTACGCGACCGTGCACTTCCCCGCCACCCTGGCGTTCCTGATCTGGCTGTACCTGCGCCGCCCGGCCCACTACGTGTGGGCCCGCCGGGTGCTGGCCGCGGTCACCGCCGCCGCCCTGGTAGTGCACCTCGTCTTCCCGCTCGCCCCGCCGCGGATGCTGGCGGCGACGGGGCTGGTCGACACCGCGCACGTGTACGGGCCGTCGGTGTACGGCCCTCCGCAGACCGACCACCTGTCGAACCAGTTCGCGGCGATGCCCTCGCTGCACTTCGGCTGGGCCCTCATGGTCGCGATCGGTCTCGTGGTCGCCACCCGGTCGCGGTGGCGGTGGCTGTGGCTGCTGCATCCACTGCTGACCCTGCTGGTGATCGTGGGCACGGCCAACCACTACTGGCTGGACGCGGTCGTGGCGGGCGCGCTGCTCGGTATCGCGCTCGCGCTGATCCGCGCCCCGCGGCGGACGGCCGCCACGGCCGGGCGCGGCGCGCCCGCCCTCGTCTCCGTCCCGGCCGAGAAGCCGGTCCTCGTGGGAGCGGGCCGATGA
- a CDS encoding phospholipid scramblase-related protein — MTTHSNTPSGWYPDPHGAVETLRYWDGAQWTEHTHADGKGRPAPQVPQQAGPDERVRRQVQQQAGVAASGPGGGTLFSEPVLVVNQKAKLIELTNEYKVMDQQGNQLGSVIQVGQSALRKILRFVASIDQYLTHRLEIRDVHGQPVLLLTRPAKILKSRVVVTRPDGQPVGEIVQQNVFGKINFAINAEGRQIGAIKAENWRAWNFAIVDHADNEVARITKTWEGLAKTMFTTADNYVMQIHYQLPEPLLSLVVATALTVDTALKQDARGLG, encoded by the coding sequence GTGACCACGCATTCGAACACACCTTCAGGTTGGTACCCGGACCCGCACGGGGCGGTCGAGACCCTGCGCTACTGGGACGGCGCCCAGTGGACCGAGCACACGCACGCGGACGGCAAGGGCCGGCCCGCGCCGCAGGTGCCCCAGCAGGCGGGCCCCGACGAGCGGGTGCGGCGCCAGGTGCAGCAGCAGGCCGGGGTCGCGGCGAGCGGCCCCGGCGGCGGCACGCTGTTCAGCGAGCCGGTGCTGGTGGTGAACCAGAAGGCCAAGCTGATCGAGCTGACCAACGAGTACAAGGTGATGGACCAGCAGGGCAACCAGCTCGGTTCGGTCATCCAGGTCGGTCAGAGCGCGCTGCGCAAGATCCTGCGCTTCGTCGCCAGCATCGACCAGTACCTGACGCACCGGCTGGAGATCCGCGACGTGCACGGGCAGCCGGTACTGCTGCTGACGCGTCCGGCGAAGATCCTCAAGTCGCGGGTGGTCGTGACGCGCCCGGACGGTCAGCCGGTCGGTGAGATCGTCCAGCAGAACGTCTTCGGGAAGATCAACTTCGCGATCAACGCGGAGGGCCGGCAGATCGGCGCGATCAAGGCGGAGAACTGGCGGGCGTGGAACTTCGCGATCGTCGACCACGCCGACAACGAGGTCGCCCGGATCACCAAGACCTGGGAAGGTCTCGCCAAGACGATGTTCACCACGGCGGACAACTACGTCATGCAGATCCACTACCAGCTGCCCGAGCCGCTGCTGAGCCTGGTCGTCGCCACGGCCCTGACGGTGGACACCGCGCTGAAGCAGGACGCGCGCGGTCTCGGCTGA
- a CDS encoding phosphocholine-specific phospholipase C, protein MAEVNRRRFLQLAGATTTFTALSDSIERAAALPANHRTRSIEDVEHIVVLMQENRSFDHYFGKLRGVRGFGDPRPVTLANGKSVWHQADGTGKDVLPFHPDADDLGLAFLQDLPHGWNDGHVAFDGGRYDKWVPAKSATTMAYLTREDIPFHYALADTFTVCDAYHCSFIGSTDPNRYYLWSGYTGNDGKGGGPVLGNDEAGYSWTTYPERLEKAGVSWKIYQDVGDGLDANGSWGWIQDAYRGNYGDNSLLYFKQYQNAQPGDPLYDKARTGTDARRGEGFFDRLKADVKGGKLPQISWIVAPEAFTEHPNWPANYGAWYVAQVLDALTADPQVWAKTALFVTYDENDGFFDHLLPPFPPASDAQGRSTVDVGPDLFKGDSGHTAGPYGLGQRVPMLVISPWSKGGYVCSETLDHTSVIRFMERRFGVHEPNISPWRRAVCGDLTSAFDFSRRDTRPVGLPDTDGYRPPDKDRHPDYVPVPPAHPVLPKQERGTRPTRPLKYAPYVDASVDATTGKLTLAFASGAKAGAAFLVTSGNRTDGPWSYTTEAGRTVSDTWNPAYSGGSHDLTVHGPNGFLRAFRGKAGAAGVEVAARHVGDGLELSFTHRGRGTVELKVTDGYGGKPTTVRLRPGAVHRRTLDLRASRRWYDLTVTSAADPAFLRRFAGHVENGLPGVSDPAIVTE, encoded by the coding sequence ATGGCCGAAGTCAACCGGCGCCGATTCCTCCAACTGGCGGGTGCCACCACGACGTTCACCGCCCTCTCCGACAGCATCGAACGCGCCGCGGCGTTGCCCGCGAACCACCGCACGAGGTCCATCGAGGACGTCGAGCACATCGTCGTCCTGATGCAGGAGAACCGCTCCTTCGACCACTACTTCGGCAAGTTGCGGGGCGTCAGAGGCTTCGGCGACCCGCGTCCGGTCACCCTCGCCAACGGCAAGTCGGTCTGGCACCAGGCGGACGGGACGGGCAAGGACGTCCTGCCGTTCCACCCCGACGCCGACGACCTGGGTCTCGCCTTCCTCCAGGACCTCCCGCACGGCTGGAACGACGGCCATGTCGCTTTCGACGGCGGCAGGTACGACAAGTGGGTCCCCGCCAAGAGCGCCACGACGATGGCGTATCTGACCCGCGAGGACATCCCGTTCCACTACGCGCTGGCCGACACCTTCACCGTCTGCGACGCCTACCACTGCTCCTTCATCGGCTCGACCGACCCCAACCGCTACTACCTGTGGAGCGGTTACACCGGCAACGACGGCAAGGGAGGCGGCCCGGTCCTCGGCAACGACGAGGCCGGTTACAGCTGGACGACGTACCCCGAACGCCTGGAGAAGGCCGGGGTCTCCTGGAAGATCTACCAGGACGTCGGCGACGGCCTGGACGCGAACGGCAGCTGGGGCTGGATCCAGGACGCCTACCGGGGCAACTACGGCGACAACTCGCTGCTGTACTTCAAGCAGTACCAGAACGCGCAGCCCGGCGACCCGCTGTACGACAAGGCCCGCACCGGCACCGACGCCCGCAGGGGCGAGGGCTTCTTCGACCGGCTGAAGGCGGACGTCAAGGGCGGGAAGCTGCCGCAGATCTCCTGGATCGTCGCCCCCGAGGCCTTCACCGAGCACCCCAACTGGCCCGCGAACTACGGAGCCTGGTACGTCGCCCAGGTCCTCGACGCGCTCACCGCCGACCCGCAGGTGTGGGCGAAGACCGCCCTGTTCGTCACCTACGACGAGAACGACGGCTTCTTCGACCACCTTCTGCCGCCCTTCCCCCCGGCCTCGGACGCGCAGGGCCGGTCCACCGTCGACGTCGGCCCGGATCTCTTCAAGGGCGACAGCGGACACACCGCGGGCCCCTACGGGCTCGGCCAGCGCGTGCCCATGCTGGTCATCTCGCCCTGGAGCAAGGGCGGTTACGTCTGCTCCGAGACGCTCGACCACACCTCGGTCATCCGGTTCATGGAACGCCGCTTCGGCGTCCACGAGCCGAACATCTCCCCGTGGCGGCGCGCCGTCTGCGGCGATCTGACCTCCGCGTTCGACTTCTCCCGCAGGGACACCCGACCGGTCGGCCTGCCCGACACCGACGGCTACCGGCCCCCGGACAAGGACCGCCACCCCGACTACGTACCCGTGCCGCCCGCCCACCCCGTCCTGCCGAAGCAGGAGCGGGGCACGCGGCCGACGCGCCCGCTCAAGTACGCCCCGTACGTGGACGCTTCGGTGGACGCGACGACCGGGAAGCTCACCCTCGCCTTCGCCTCGGGGGCGAAGGCCGGCGCGGCCTTCCTTGTCACTTCCGGCAACCGCACCGACGGGCCGTGGAGTTACACCACGGAGGCGGGCCGGACCGTCTCCGACACCTGGAACCCGGCGTACTCCGGCGGTTCGCACGACCTGACCGTGCACGGCCCCAACGGCTTTCTGCGCGCCTTCAGGGGGAAGGCCGGGGCGGCCGGCGTCGAGGTGGCCGCCCGGCACGTCGGCGACGGCCTCGAACTGAGCTTCACCCACCGGGGTCGGGGCACGGTGGAGCTGAAGGTGACCGACGGGTACGGCGGCAAGCCCACGACCGTCAGGCTGCGGCCCGGCGCCGTGCACAGGCGCACCCTGGATCTGCGGGCGAGCCGGCGGTGGTACGACCTCACCGTCACGTCCGCCGCCGACCCGGCGTTCCTGAGGCGGTTCGCCGGACACGTCGAGAACGGGCTCCCCGGAGTCAGCGACCCGGCCATCGTCACGGAGTGA
- a CDS encoding SDR family NAD(P)-dependent oxidoreductase, whose translation MNSHHPFQDRFAGRCFVVTGAASGIGAATAHRLAAEGGAVVLVDVMDDAGEETAKAIRSHGGRAVYQHGDVSDETAWAAVVGTARETFGRVSGLVSNAYTVRMGAADAIGRAEWDRQLAVNLTGAFLGFRACLEDLRDTSGSAVFVSSVHALVGMPGRPAYAASKAALTGLMRQLAVEYGDRVRVNAVLPGPVLTRAWDDIGEADRQASAEQTALGRIGRPEEVAGPITFLLSEDASSITGASLVVDGGWSVLKTSA comes from the coding sequence GTGAACTCGCACCATCCATTCCAGGACCGTTTCGCGGGCCGTTGCTTCGTCGTCACCGGTGCCGCGTCCGGGATCGGAGCCGCAACGGCACACCGACTGGCGGCCGAGGGAGGCGCTGTCGTCCTGGTCGACGTCATGGACGACGCCGGCGAGGAGACGGCCAAAGCCATCCGGTCCCACGGAGGAAGGGCCGTGTACCAGCATGGCGACGTGTCGGACGAGACGGCGTGGGCCGCAGTCGTCGGAACGGCCCGTGAGACGTTCGGGCGGGTCTCCGGGCTCGTCAGCAACGCGTACACGGTGCGTATGGGCGCTGCCGATGCGATCGGCCGGGCCGAGTGGGACCGCCAGCTCGCCGTGAACCTCACCGGAGCGTTCCTGGGCTTCCGAGCCTGCCTCGAGGACCTGCGTGACACGTCCGGCAGCGCCGTGTTCGTCTCGTCGGTGCACGCACTCGTCGGAATGCCAGGACGCCCGGCCTACGCAGCGAGCAAGGCCGCCCTGACCGGGCTGATGCGACAGCTGGCCGTCGAGTACGGCGATCGGGTGCGGGTCAACGCCGTGCTCCCCGGGCCCGTCCTGACGCGGGCCTGGGACGACATCGGTGAGGCCGACCGGCAGGCCAGCGCCGAGCAGACCGCCCTCGGCCGGATCGGCCGCCCCGAGGAGGTGGCCGGTCCGATCACCTTCCTGCTGAGCGAGGACGCGTCGTCCATCACCGGCGCCTCCCTTGTCGTCGACGGGGGATGGAGCGTGCTGAAGACATCCGCCTAG
- a CDS encoding glycosyl hydrolase 53 family protein codes for MGSASGKPVMAVETASPWTPRASGPGEVTLIQKSHLAPDGPENYGATPDGQLRWTREFFRAMYDTGKVVGISYWDPIAIDFADGADPNGWIVGGDNEVEDASLFDYGRTHRALPGLSAFRTW; via the coding sequence GTGGGATCGGCGAGCGGGAAGCCGGTCATGGCGGTCGAGACAGCCTCACCCTGGACACCCAGGGCGAGCGGTCCGGGCGAGGTGACCCTGATCCAGAAGAGTCACCTCGCCCCCGATGGTCCCGAGAACTACGGAGCCACCCCCGACGGGCAGTTGAGGTGGACCCGCGAGTTCTTCCGCGCCATGTACGACACGGGCAAGGTGGTGGGCATCTCGTACTGGGACCCGATCGCGATCGACTTCGCCGACGGGGCCGACCCGAACGGCTGGATCGTCGGCGGCGACAACGAGGTCGAGGACGCGTCCTTGTTCGACTACGGCCGGACCCACAGGGCACTCCCTGGACTGAGCGCCTTCCGTACCTGGTGA
- a CDS encoding FadR/GntR family transcriptional regulator has protein sequence MASYSGRGVHGHVVHTLGARIVRGEIGEGAILDVSALGAELDVSLTVMREALKVLAGKGLTDARPKRGTFVRERAQWNLLDADVIHWRMEAGDGAQLLRDLADVRSIVEPAAAHRAALHRTDADLASLEAALQAMGQAKVDSAAAAEADAAFHRALLASTGNELLRRMDMLLEPGLKERDRMVHGHGDADDPVPSHRAVFDAVRDQDPTRAELAMLTLLAKALADLDQLARAQTAARS, from the coding sequence ATGGCGTCCTATTCCGGCCGTGGTGTGCACGGACACGTCGTGCACACACTCGGCGCGCGCATCGTCAGAGGCGAGATAGGCGAGGGCGCGATCCTGGACGTCAGCGCCCTCGGAGCCGAGCTCGACGTGAGCCTGACCGTCATGCGCGAAGCGCTCAAGGTTCTCGCCGGCAAGGGCCTGACGGACGCGCGGCCGAAGCGCGGCACCTTCGTCAGGGAGCGGGCACAGTGGAATCTTCTCGACGCCGATGTCATCCACTGGCGCATGGAGGCCGGTGACGGCGCCCAACTGCTGCGCGACCTCGCCGATGTGCGCTCCATCGTCGAGCCCGCCGCGGCGCACCGGGCCGCCCTCCACCGCACGGACGCCGACCTGGCCTCCCTCGAAGCCGCCCTGCAAGCCATGGGGCAGGCGAAGGTGGACTCCGCGGCCGCCGCCGAGGCCGACGCGGCCTTCCATCGCGCGCTGCTCGCCTCCACCGGCAACGAACTGCTGCGGCGGATGGACATGTTGCTGGAACCCGGCCTGAAGGAACGCGACCGCATGGTCCACGGCCACGGCGACGCCGACGACCCGGTTCCCAGCCACCGCGCGGTGTTCGATGCCGTCCGCGACCAAGACCCCACCCGCGCCGAACTCGCCATGCTCACCCTGCTCGCCAAGGCTCTCGCAGACCTCGACCAACTCGCGCGGGCACAGACCGCGGCGCGATCGTGA
- a CDS encoding aldehyde dehydrogenase family protein, protein MTVTDEETWPDAAEWTGKIFSGVWRQSEGGVQPVNEPATGERLAEVGVAAPADVARAGALAARAQRAWAETAPQERAEVLLRAARALHDNRRAIREWIVRESGGVPAKGDYEIAAGLSQLAQAAGLASLPRGEILSPSAPARTSYAWRVPLGVVGVVNPWNAPLLFAMRALAPALVLGNAVLLKPDPHTPVSGGVVVARLFEEAGLPEGLLHVLPGGPGTGEAVVADPHVAMVVFTGSTEAGRAVARAAGDGLKRVALELGGKNSIVVLDDADIDSAAAAGAMSSFGYQGQACVAAGRHLVHADVVEPYTEALIRQAGELRVGDPREEGVALGPVISERQAARIERIVDESVAAGARVLAGGRRDGLFYPPTVLDRVERTMPAFTEEIFGPVAPLVAFRTDHEAVEIANDTEYGLTAAVHSGSMSRAAAVAEQLRTGMVHVNDVSAKDAANAPFGGMGASGNGSRIGGTANLEQFTQWRWMTVLGSA, encoded by the coding sequence ATGACCGTCACCGACGAGGAGACGTGGCCGGACGCGGCCGAATGGACCGGGAAGATCTTCAGCGGCGTTTGGCGGCAGTCCGAGGGCGGCGTCCAGCCGGTGAACGAACCCGCCACGGGGGAGCGGCTGGCCGAGGTGGGTGTGGCAGCGCCCGCGGATGTCGCCCGGGCCGGGGCCCTGGCCGCCCGAGCCCAGCGGGCCTGGGCCGAGACGGCGCCCCAGGAGCGCGCCGAGGTCCTGCTCCGCGCCGCCCGGGCGCTGCACGACAACCGCCGGGCGATTCGCGAGTGGATTGTCAGGGAGTCCGGAGGCGTCCCGGCGAAGGGCGACTACGAGATCGCGGCCGGACTCAGCCAGCTTGCGCAGGCCGCCGGCCTCGCGTCGCTGCCCCGCGGCGAGATCCTGAGCCCGTCGGCACCCGCCCGGACCAGTTACGCATGGCGGGTACCTCTGGGGGTGGTCGGCGTCGTCAACCCCTGGAACGCCCCCCTGCTGTTCGCCATGCGGGCCCTGGCGCCCGCACTCGTGCTGGGCAACGCCGTTCTGCTCAAGCCCGATCCCCACACACCTGTGTCCGGCGGTGTCGTCGTGGCGCGGTTGTTCGAGGAGGCCGGACTGCCCGAGGGGCTGCTCCACGTCCTGCCCGGAGGCCCCGGCACCGGTGAGGCGGTCGTGGCCGATCCCCACGTCGCCATGGTCGTTTTCACCGGCTCCACCGAGGCGGGACGGGCGGTCGCCCGCGCCGCGGGCGACGGGCTCAAGCGGGTGGCCCTGGAACTGGGCGGCAAGAACTCGATCGTCGTGCTCGACGACGCGGACATCGACTCCGCCGCGGCAGCAGGGGCGATGAGCTCCTTCGGCTATCAGGGGCAGGCATGCGTCGCCGCCGGACGTCATCTGGTGCACGCCGACGTCGTGGAGCCCTACACGGAGGCGCTGATCAGGCAGGCCGGTGAACTGCGGGTCGGCGACCCGCGCGAGGAGGGCGTGGCCCTCGGCCCTGTGATCAGCGAGCGCCAGGCCGCGAGGATCGAACGCATTGTGGACGAGAGCGTGGCCGCCGGCGCACGGGTACTGGCGGGCGGACGCCGCGACGGGCTGTTCTACCCGCCCACGGTTCTGGACCGCGTCGAGCGGACCATGCCCGCCTTCACCGAGGAGATCTTCGGGCCGGTCGCTCCCCTCGTCGCGTTCCGTACCGACCATGAGGCCGTCGAGATCGCCAACGACACCGAATACGGTCTGACGGCGGCTGTGCACTCCGGTTCGATGTCGAGGGCCGCGGCCGTCGCCGAGCAGTTGCGCACCGGCATGGTGCACGTCAACGACGTCTCCGCCAAGGACGCCGCGAACGCCCCCTTCGGCGGGATGGGGGCGTCGGGCAACGGCTCCCGCATCGGCGGCACCGCCAATCTGGAGCAGTTCACCCAGTGGCGCTGGATGACGGTCCTGGGTTCCGCGTGA
- a CDS encoding SpoIIE family protein phosphatase, with the protein MTSSDTAGDDRAAWRPDDPIDESATAGARVDSNGIVTAWSEGARRLLGYRSTEVIGRPAASLLAGEPPVETLRSLKTLPRWNGTATLLHRDGHHLAVNLLAHRREPDGEEKGGGEWLVVSPLDRPASPLHDESLVMWAFTRSPFTTALYDTGLRLRRANADMERVIGMPETAMQGLRVSEIVVDPESDRTEQCMRRALETGEQQHLQQSLHLAGHESDSVWTTLLTPVRDSEGTIGGVLLSAYDVTEEHLARGRLALLNEASIRIGSTLDLARTAQELADVATPQLADFVTVDLLPAIEGGDDPRAGSPAGPVMLRRVAYQSVLEGCPEVVVERGAVAAYPDDSTAARCLTTGRPLIENVTASAMDRVASQTPDRAERMRRYGFHSVLAVPMRARGITLGVATFSRHRHPEPFEQDDLLLGEEITARAAVCIDNARRYSRERRTSLTLQSSLLPQRLPSQAAVDVASRYLPASTQAGVGGDWFDVIPLSGARVALVVGDVVGHGVQASAAMGRLRTAVRTLADVDLPPDELLTHLDDLVIHLSAEVESAAGIVGTVGDIGATCLYAVYDPVSRRCAMARAGHPVPAVVTPDGAVEFPDIPAGPPLGLGGLPFEATEIELPEGSLLVLYTDGLVEDRGRDIDEGLDLLREVLARPAASLETTCDTVIRTLLPDHPADDVALLIAHTRALDAAHVATWDVPADPAAVAETRRNTRRQLAAWGLDEAAFVTELVVSELVTNAIRYGGAPIQLRLIRDRNLICEVSDASSTAPHLRRARTFDEGGRGLLLVAQLTQGWGTRQTYDGKTIWAEQALPTA; encoded by the coding sequence ATGACGAGTTCGGACACCGCCGGCGACGACCGGGCGGCGTGGCGGCCGGACGACCCCATCGACGAGTCGGCCACGGCCGGTGCCCGTGTGGACTCGAACGGCATCGTGACCGCGTGGAGCGAGGGAGCACGGCGGCTGCTCGGCTACCGGTCCACGGAGGTCATCGGCCGGCCCGCGGCATCACTGCTCGCAGGGGAGCCGCCCGTCGAGACGCTTCGTTCCCTGAAAACACTGCCGCGGTGGAACGGGACGGCGACTCTCCTGCACCGGGACGGCCACCATCTCGCAGTGAACCTGCTGGCCCACCGCCGGGAGCCCGACGGCGAGGAGAAGGGAGGCGGCGAGTGGCTCGTGGTCTCCCCCCTGGACCGGCCGGCGTCGCCGCTCCACGACGAGTCGCTGGTGATGTGGGCGTTCACCCGGTCCCCGTTCACGACGGCGCTCTACGACACCGGCCTGCGGCTGCGCCGGGCGAACGCGGACATGGAGCGGGTGATCGGCATGCCCGAAACGGCGATGCAGGGGCTGCGCGTATCGGAGATCGTGGTCGACCCGGAGAGCGACCGGACGGAACAGTGCATGCGGCGGGCGTTGGAGACCGGCGAACAGCAGCATCTTCAGCAGTCCCTGCACCTGGCGGGCCATGAGAGCGACAGCGTCTGGACGACGTTGCTCACCCCCGTGCGGGACTCCGAGGGAACGATAGGAGGAGTGCTCCTTTCCGCGTACGACGTGACCGAGGAGCACCTGGCCCGGGGGCGCCTGGCCCTGCTCAACGAGGCCAGCATCCGCATCGGCAGCACCCTGGACCTCGCCCGGACCGCGCAGGAACTCGCCGATGTGGCCACCCCTCAACTCGCGGACTTCGTCACCGTCGACCTGCTTCCCGCCATCGAGGGCGGCGACGACCCGCGCGCCGGCTCGCCGGCCGGCCCCGTCATGCTGCGCCGTGTCGCCTACCAGTCCGTCCTGGAGGGTTGCCCCGAGGTCGTGGTGGAGCGCGGAGCAGTGGCCGCGTACCCGGACGATTCGACTGCGGCCAGATGCCTGACCACCGGCCGGCCGCTGATCGAGAACGTGACAGCTTCCGCGATGGACCGGGTGGCGAGCCAGACCCCGGACCGGGCCGAACGGATGCGACGCTACGGCTTTCACTCCGTGCTGGCCGTGCCGATGCGCGCCCGCGGCATCACCCTCGGCGTGGCCACGTTCTCCCGCCACCGGCACCCGGAACCCTTCGAGCAGGACGACCTGCTCCTGGGCGAGGAGATCACCGCCAGGGCCGCCGTCTGCATCGACAACGCCCGCCGCTACAGCCGCGAGCGCCGCACCTCCCTCACCCTTCAGAGCAGTCTCCTGCCGCAGCGGCTGCCCTCGCAGGCCGCCGTCGACGTCGCTTCCCGCTATCTTCCCGCCAGCACGCAAGCCGGTGTCGGCGGTGACTGGTTCGACGTGATCCCGCTGTCCGGCGCCCGGGTCGCCCTCGTCGTCGGCGACGTCGTCGGCCACGGCGTCCAGGCGTCGGCCGCCATGGGACGACTGCGTACCGCCGTGCGCACCCTTGCCGATGTCGACCTTCCGCCCGACGAGCTGCTGACCCACCTGGACGACCTGGTCATCCACCTGTCCGCCGAGGTCGAAAGCGCGGCCGGCATCGTCGGCACCGTCGGCGACATCGGTGCGACCTGTCTGTACGCCGTCTACGACCCGGTCTCCCGGCGCTGCGCCATGGCTCGCGCGGGCCACCCCGTACCCGCGGTGGTGACCCCGGACGGCGCCGTGGAGTTTCCCGACATCCCCGCGGGTCCGCCGCTGGGGCTCGGCGGCCTGCCCTTCGAAGCCACGGAGATCGAACTGCCCGAAGGCAGCCTCCTCGTGCTGTACACCGACGGTCTCGTCGAGGACCGTGGCCGCGACATCGACGAAGGCCTCGACCTGCTGCGCGAGGTGCTGGCCCGGCCGGCTGCGTCCCTGGAGACCACCTGCGACACCGTGATCCGGACGCTTCTCCCCGACCACCCCGCCGACGATGTGGCGCTGCTGATAGCCCACACCCGCGCCCTGGACGCGGCACATGTCGCCACCTGGGACGTGCCGGCCGATCCCGCAGCGGTCGCCGAGACCCGTAGGAACACCCGTCGGCAGCTGGCCGCCTGGGGCCTGGACGAGGCCGCCTTCGTCACCGAACTGGTCGTCAGCGAACTCGTCACCAACGCCATCCGCTACGGCGGCGCCCCCATCCAGCTCCGGCTCATCCGGGACCGCAACCTCATCTGCGAAGTCTCCGACGCCAGCAGCACCGCCCCCCACCTGCGCCGTGCCCGCACCTTCGACGAAGGCGGCCGCGGCCTGCTCCTCGTCGCCCAGCTCACCCAGGGCTGGGGCACCCGCCAGACGTACGACGGAAAGACGATCTGGGCCGAACAGGCCCTCCCCACCGCCTGA
- a CDS encoding response regulator, whose protein sequence is MAIRVTVADDQAVVRAGIAAILDAEPDLCVVGQAADGDTAIYLALSARPDVALMDVRMPGIGGLAATAAITQRSPATRVLVLTTFGLDEYLFAALRAGPRISCSRTPSRSG, encoded by the coding sequence ATGGCGATCAGAGTGACCGTCGCGGACGACCAGGCCGTCGTACGGGCCGGGATCGCGGCGATCCTCGACGCGGAACCCGACCTGTGCGTCGTCGGGCAGGCGGCGGACGGCGACACGGCCATCTACCTCGCGCTGTCGGCGCGGCCGGACGTCGCGCTGATGGACGTCCGCATGCCGGGGATCGGCGGGCTCGCGGCGACAGCCGCGATCACCCAACGCAGCCCCGCGACCCGTGTCCTGGTGCTCACCACCTTCGGTCTCGACGAGTACCTGTTCGCCGCGCTGCGCGCCGGGCCGCGGATTTCCTGCTCAAGGACGCCGAGCCGGAGCGGGTGA